Proteins from one Mesorhizobium sp. M9A.F.Ca.ET.002.03.1.2 genomic window:
- a CDS encoding alpha/beta hydrolase gives MAVILLPNCALLLGAPRRRTVFADFRATSLQLDDTTIFARVGGTGPPLLLLHGFPETHLMWRDIAAALAPRFTVVAADLRGYGQSGCPVSSADHSPYTKRTMAGDMVQVMKRLGFERFMVAGHDRGGRVAYRLALDHPHEISKVAVLDVIPTAAAWDRADARLALGFWPWSLLAQPEPLPERLIGAAPDAIVDNAIAQWGSSAEMFSANVRGAYVDALRDPAHVHAICEEYRAAATIDREHDALDQANGRRIECPLLALWSGGGSLENWYAEEGGPLAIWRKWADRVEGSPVPGGHFFPEEYPHQTAAALSRSFEGEVGGEQ, from the coding sequence ATGGCCGTGATCCTTCTGCCAAATTGTGCGTTGTTGCTTGGTGCGCCGAGGAGACGAACGGTGTTTGCAGATTTCAGAGCCACCAGCTTGCAACTGGACGACACGACCATTTTCGCAAGGGTCGGCGGGACAGGTCCGCCGCTGCTGCTTCTTCATGGTTTTCCAGAAACGCATCTGATGTGGAGGGATATCGCCGCAGCATTGGCGCCCCGCTTCACCGTGGTCGCCGCCGACCTGCGAGGCTATGGGCAAAGCGGGTGCCCGGTCTCCTCTGCCGATCATAGCCCATACACCAAACGCACCATGGCCGGCGACATGGTTCAAGTCATGAAGCGGCTAGGGTTTGAGCGGTTCATGGTTGCTGGGCATGATCGTGGCGGACGGGTCGCCTATCGTCTGGCGCTCGATCACCCTCATGAAATCTCCAAAGTCGCGGTCCTCGACGTCATCCCCACCGCCGCCGCGTGGGACAGGGCGGACGCCAGACTGGCTCTCGGCTTCTGGCCGTGGAGCCTTCTTGCGCAACCGGAGCCTCTGCCGGAGCGACTGATAGGCGCGGCGCCCGATGCCATCGTCGACAATGCGATTGCCCAGTGGGGATCGTCCGCAGAAATGTTCTCTGCGAACGTCAGGGGCGCCTATGTCGATGCACTTCGCGATCCCGCTCATGTTCATGCGATTTGCGAGGAGTATCGAGCCGCCGCCACGATCGATCGTGAACATGACGCGTTGGACCAGGCAAACGGTCGTCGCATCGAGTGTCCGCTGCTGGCACTATGGAGCGGCGGAGGCAGCCTGGAGAACTGGTATGCGGAGGAAGGCGGGCCGCTGGCTATTTGGAGAAAATGGGCCGACAGAGTTGAAGGAAGTCCGGTCCCGGGCGGACACTTCTTTCCAGAAGAGTACCCTCACCAGACCGCAGCAGCTCTCTCAAGATCCTTCGAAGGCGAAGTAGGGGGAGAGCAATAG
- a CDS encoding type II toxin-antitoxin system PemK/MazF family toxin gives MKRGDIWMVAGGKDYAGKPRPAVIIQDDSFDATDSITICGFTTDETDAPLFRLAVEPNERNGLLAVCRLMVDKITTVPKSKVGAHIGRLDDADILRLNQAVLVFLGLAVSPRKPGR, from the coding sequence ATGAAGCGTGGCGATATCTGGATGGTCGCCGGCGGCAAGGATTACGCCGGCAAACCGCGTCCCGCCGTCATCATCCAGGATGACAGTTTCGACGCGACGGATTCGATTACCATCTGCGGCTTCACGACCGACGAGACGGATGCGCCATTGTTCCGCCTGGCCGTCGAACCAAATGAGCGCAATGGGCTGCTCGCCGTCTGCCGACTGATGGTGGACAAAATCACCACTGTCCCGAAATCCAAGGTCGGCGCTCATATCGGGCGGTTGGACGACGCGGACATCCTGCGCCTCAATCAGGCCGTCCTCGTTTTCCTCGGCTTGGCCGTGTCGCCAAGAAAGCCGGGACGATGA
- a CDS encoding antitoxin MazE family protein — MASASKPKSSGMKVREHRERLRRQGLRPIQIWVPDVRAPAFRSEAHRQSLAVAASAHASDDQAFIDAISDWGDE, encoded by the coding sequence ATGGCCTCGGCATCGAAGCCTAAGTCCTCAGGTATGAAGGTGCGGGAACATCGTGAGCGTCTGCGCCGGCAAGGTCTGCGCCCGATACAGATTTGGGTGCCGGACGTGCGTGCGCCGGCCTTCCGTTCGGAAGCGCATCGCCAGTCGCTGGCGGTCGCGGCAAGCGCCCATGCAAGCGACGATCAGGCTTTCATCGATGCGATATCGGATTGGGGCGATGAATGA
- the recQ gene encoding DNA helicase RecQ, whose amino-acid sequence MQASTASVPVEDPKRRVLKDVFGFDDFRPGQAAVMEALLARRHVLAVMPTGAGKSLCYQVPALVLGGLTIVVSPLVALMQDQVAALRLAGVAADTINSSLDRDANVAAWRRVASGQTRLLYLAPERLMTERMLEALARLDIRLIAIDEAHCISQWGPAFRRDYEDLSRLSGIFPDVPIIALTATADEATRTDIAARLFAGRVESLVLGFDRPNIKLGIEAKQNSKRQLLDFVQRHAGRSGIVYCLSRKKTEETAAFLEQNGVRALAYHAGMSKDAREGNQNAFMTLSGVVMVATIAFGMGIDKPDVAYVFHTDLPGSLEAYYQEIGRAGRDGRPAEAHMLFGLGDIRMRRLFIEDEDASAEHKRRSHGRLDTLIGYCETAECRRRVLLGYFGEDAPSCGNCDNCLDQTPRADGEAEARIILAAITQTGERFGAAHVVDVLLGHETEKVLARNHHRPACFGTGVAHKKDMWLSLIRQLVAGGFLMPDPGGHGGLAIAEKGHALSRGEIPFRYRVETRSRTSRAKLRLAQGAAAGTQDLDTALLATLKAVRLRLARERQVPAFVIFSDRTLIDMAERCPRDLDAFAAVNGVGAAKLREFGQIFLSAIAAHQSGASV is encoded by the coding sequence ATGCAGGCATCGACGGCGAGCGTCCCGGTAGAGGATCCCAAGCGGCGCGTCTTGAAGGACGTGTTCGGCTTCGATGATTTCCGTCCAGGCCAGGCCGCTGTGATGGAGGCGCTGCTGGCTAGGCGTCATGTGCTGGCAGTCATGCCGACCGGCGCCGGCAAATCGCTCTGCTACCAAGTCCCGGCGCTGGTCCTGGGCGGGCTCACCATTGTCGTTTCGCCGCTGGTCGCCCTGATGCAGGACCAGGTCGCCGCATTGCGCCTTGCCGGCGTGGCCGCCGATACGATCAATTCCTCGCTCGACCGCGATGCCAATGTCGCCGCATGGCGACGCGTGGCCTCGGGCCAGACACGCCTGCTCTATCTCGCGCCGGAGCGGCTGATGACCGAACGGATGCTTGAGGCGCTCGCCAGGCTCGATATCCGGCTGATCGCTATCGACGAGGCGCATTGCATCTCGCAATGGGGGCCGGCGTTCCGGCGCGACTATGAAGACCTGTCGCGGCTCAGCGGCATCTTCCCCGACGTGCCGATCATCGCGCTGACGGCAACTGCGGACGAGGCGACGCGCACCGACATTGCCGCGCGGCTGTTCGCCGGGCGCGTCGAGAGCCTGGTGCTGGGTTTCGACCGGCCGAACATCAAGCTTGGCATCGAGGCCAAACAGAACAGCAAGCGCCAGTTGCTGGATTTCGTGCAGCGTCATGCCGGCCGCAGCGGCATCGTCTACTGCCTGTCGCGCAAGAAGACGGAAGAGACGGCAGCGTTCCTCGAACAGAACGGCGTGCGCGCGCTGGCCTATCATGCCGGCATGAGCAAGGACGCGCGTGAAGGGAATCAAAACGCTTTCATGACCTTGTCCGGCGTCGTGATGGTGGCGACCATCGCCTTCGGCATGGGCATCGATAAGCCTGACGTCGCCTATGTCTTCCACACCGATCTGCCGGGCAGCCTCGAAGCCTACTATCAGGAAATCGGGCGCGCGGGTCGCGACGGGCGGCCTGCGGAGGCGCATATGCTGTTCGGCCTCGGCGATATCCGCATGCGCCGGCTCTTCATCGAGGACGAAGATGCATCGGCCGAGCACAAGCGGCGCTCGCATGGCCGGCTCGACACCTTAATCGGCTATTGCGAGACGGCTGAATGCCGCCGCCGGGTTCTGCTCGGCTATTTCGGTGAAGACGCGCCGTCCTGCGGCAATTGCGACAACTGCCTTGACCAGACGCCGCGTGCGGATGGCGAGGCGGAGGCACGGATCATCCTCGCCGCCATCACGCAGACCGGCGAGCGCTTTGGTGCTGCCCATGTCGTCGATGTTCTGCTCGGCCATGAAACCGAGAAGGTCCTGGCCAGAAACCACCACAGGCCCGCCTGCTTCGGGACCGGTGTGGCGCACAAGAAGGACATGTGGTTGTCGCTGATCCGCCAACTCGTCGCTGGAGGGTTTCTGATGCCGGATCCAGGTGGCCATGGTGGCCTCGCCATCGCCGAAAAGGGTCATGCGCTCAGCCGTGGCGAGATCCCGTTCCGGTATCGTGTCGAGACGCGGAGCCGCACCTCGCGCGCCAAGTTGCGTCTTGCTCAGGGTGCCGCCGCGGGCACGCAAGACCTGGATACCGCGCTGTTGGCCACGCTCAAGGCGGTACGGCTGCGTCTCGCCCGGGAGCGCCAGGTGCCGGCCTTCGTGATCTTCTCCGATCGCACACTGATCGATATGGCCGAACGCTGCCCGCGCGACCTGGACGCCTTCGCCGCGGTCAATGGCGTCGGCGCCGCGAAGCTCAGGGAATTCGGCCAGATCTTTCTGAGCGCAATCGCCGCGCACCAATCCGGGGCGTCGGTCTGA
- a CDS encoding cupin domain-containing protein, whose amino-acid sequence MTGTKIFSHAGEGAWTPTPDGNRRRVLLHTDELMMVEFGFDKGGVGALHSHPHVQASYVAEGRFEVTIDGRTEILEAGSSFIVPSNLVHGVKALEAGRLVDSFTPHRADFID is encoded by the coding sequence ATGACCGGAACGAAGATCTTTTCGCATGCCGGCGAGGGCGCATGGACGCCGACCCCGGATGGCAATCGCAGGCGCGTGCTGCTGCACACGGACGAGCTGATGATGGTCGAGTTCGGTTTCGACAAGGGCGGTGTCGGTGCGCTGCATTCGCACCCGCATGTCCAGGCGAGCTACGTCGCCGAAGGCCGCTTCGAGGTCACCATCGACGGCAGGACCGAAATCCTGGAAGCGGGAAGCAGCTTCATTGTCCCTTCCAACCTGGTCCACGGCGTCAAGGCGCTCGAGGCGGGCCGCCTGGTCGACAGTTTTACGCCGCATCGCGCCGATTTTATCGACTGA
- the kduD gene encoding 2-dehydro-3-deoxy-D-gluconate 5-dehydrogenase KduD, with product MSDLSAFSLAGKRILVTGANTGIGQGIALSIARAGGAVVGVGRSAMDDTAQKVAAVGGDFEAAYCDLADSGEARAMFNRVWDEVGPIDGLVNNAGIIRRANAVDLTQADWNDVMDVNLNTVFFLSQAFARRVFADPGRRGKIVNIASVLSFQGGIRVASYTASKHGALGITRLLACEWAPKGINVNGIAPGYIETNNTEALRVDSERSAAILARTPAGRWGRPDDIGDAAVFLLAPASNYMHGAVVPVDGGWLAR from the coding sequence GTGAGCGATCTCTCGGCTTTCAGCCTGGCCGGCAAGCGCATCCTCGTCACCGGCGCCAACACCGGCATCGGCCAGGGCATCGCCCTGTCGATCGCGCGCGCCGGTGGCGCGGTGGTCGGCGTCGGCCGTTCGGCCATGGACGACACGGCGCAGAAGGTCGCGGCGGTGGGCGGAGATTTCGAGGCTGCATACTGCGACCTTGCCGATTCTGGGGAAGCCAGGGCCATGTTCAACCGGGTTTGGGACGAAGTGGGGCCGATCGACGGGTTGGTCAACAATGCCGGCATCATCCGGCGCGCCAACGCTGTCGATCTGACGCAAGCCGATTGGAACGACGTCATGGACGTCAACCTGAACACGGTTTTCTTCCTTAGCCAGGCCTTCGCCAGACGCGTGTTCGCCGATCCCGGACGGCGCGGCAAGATCGTCAATATCGCTTCCGTGCTGAGTTTCCAGGGCGGCATCCGCGTCGCCTCCTACACCGCCTCGAAACATGGCGCGCTCGGCATCACGCGGTTGCTCGCCTGCGAATGGGCGCCGAAAGGCATCAACGTCAACGGCATTGCGCCCGGCTATATCGAAACCAACAACACCGAGGCGCTGCGTGTCGATTCAGAGCGCAGCGCCGCCATCCTGGCACGCACTCCGGCCGGGCGCTGGGGTAGGCCGGACGACATCGGCGACGCGGCCGTCTTCCTGTTGGCGCCGGCGTCCAACTACATGCATGGTGCCGTGGTGCCGGTGGACGGCGGCTGGCTGGCGCGATGA
- the kduI gene encoding 5-dehydro-4-deoxy-D-glucuronate isomerase yields the protein MNQTDNHTDFTSRFAIDPVTAAAMGTDELRHNFLIEGLFQPGRVGLTYTHYDRMIVGGAMPAGTPLSLEAIKPTGTSNFLDRRELIAVNIGGAGMVKASGQSYEMQARDMLYLGMGASEVSFASVDPAEPAKFYLLSAPAHQSYPSRLIRIGDAKRLDLGSQATCNERSIFQFIHAEGVKTCQLVVGMTQLASGSVWNTMPCHVHDRRMEAYLYFDLPEAARVFHFMGEPDETRHLVMRNEEAVLSPGWSIHSGSGTSNYAFIWAMAGDNVDYTDVDPVAMEDLR from the coding sequence ATGAACCAGACCGACAATCACACGGATTTCACCTCGCGTTTCGCCATCGACCCCGTTACCGCTGCGGCGATGGGAACGGACGAACTCCGTCACAACTTCCTGATCGAAGGCCTGTTCCAGCCAGGCCGCGTCGGCCTGACCTATACCCACTACGACCGCATGATCGTCGGCGGCGCCATGCCAGCCGGGACACCGCTTTCGCTGGAGGCGATCAAGCCGACAGGGACCAGCAACTTTCTCGATCGCCGCGAATTGATCGCCGTCAACATCGGCGGCGCCGGCATGGTGAAGGCGAGCGGCCAGTCCTACGAGATGCAGGCGCGCGACATGCTGTATCTCGGCATGGGCGCCAGTGAGGTGTCGTTCGCCTCGGTCGATCCGGCCGAGCCGGCCAAGTTCTATCTGCTCAGCGCGCCGGCGCATCAGAGCTATCCCAGCCGGCTGATCCGCATCGGCGATGCCAAGCGGCTCGACCTCGGCAGCCAGGCGACCTGCAACGAGCGCTCGATCTTCCAGTTCATCCATGCCGAAGGCGTGAAAACCTGCCAGCTCGTCGTCGGCATGACCCAGCTTGCCTCTGGCTCGGTCTGGAACACCATGCCGTGCCATGTGCATGACCGGCGCATGGAGGCTTATCTCTATTTCGACCTGCCGGAGGCGGCGCGCGTGTTTCATTTCATGGGCGAGCCGGACGAGACCCGCCATCTTGTCATGCGCAATGAAGAAGCGGTGCTGTCGCCGGGATGGTCGATCCATTCGGGCTCCGGTACCTCCAACTATGCCTTTATCTGGGCAATGGCCGGCGACAATGTCGATTATACCGATGTCGATCCGGTAGCGATGGAGGACCTGCGGTGA
- a CDS encoding FadR/GntR family transcriptional regulator has protein sequence MASDTATSLKVERKPKLSETVVAAIRKQLQAGEIQPGQKLPTEGQLTETFGVSRTVIREALAKLAADGLVEPRQGAGVFVTEHISTMFGALAADMGSKDSIALNVLEVRLAIEIESAGLAAVRRNAAQEAEIQEAFFEFERLLLNSEPTGPADLAFHRAIASATNNPFYVEMLDVLGRRAIPCDVTSPWSTELAQSDVYQRGLQREHLVILNAITSGDAEAAREAMRAHLTASQQRYRERLHARQVFYADSVKAAATE, from the coding sequence ATGGCATCGGATACGGCGACCAGCCTGAAGGTCGAACGCAAGCCCAAGCTGTCGGAGACCGTGGTCGCGGCGATCCGCAAGCAGTTGCAGGCGGGCGAAATCCAGCCGGGTCAAAAGCTGCCGACGGAGGGTCAGCTGACCGAAACCTTCGGGGTCAGCCGCACCGTCATCCGCGAAGCGCTGGCCAAGCTTGCCGCCGACGGGCTGGTCGAGCCGCGCCAGGGCGCCGGCGTCTTCGTCACCGAGCATATCTCGACGATGTTCGGCGCGCTTGCCGCGGATATGGGCAGCAAGGATTCGATCGCGCTCAACGTGCTCGAAGTGCGCCTGGCGATCGAGATCGAATCCGCCGGGCTGGCCGCCGTCCGTCGCAACGCCGCGCAGGAAGCGGAAATCCAGGAAGCTTTCTTCGAATTCGAACGGCTGCTCTTGAACAGCGAGCCGACGGGTCCAGCCGACCTTGCCTTCCACCGCGCGATCGCCAGCGCCACCAACAACCCGTTCTATGTCGAGATGCTCGACGTGCTCGGCCGGCGCGCCATTCCTTGCGACGTGACGTCACCCTGGTCCACCGAACTCGCCCAATCCGACGTCTATCAGCGCGGGCTGCAACGCGAGCATCTGGTGATCCTGAACGCCATTACATCAGGCGATGCCGAGGCCGCTCGCGAGGCCATGCGCGCGCATCTCACCGCCAGCCAGCAGCGCTATCGCGAGCGCTTGCACGCACGCCAGGTTTTTTACGCCGACTCGGTCAAGGCCGCGGCAACCGAATGA
- a CDS encoding TRAP transporter large permease: MELWILFGVFTLLMLIGTPIAFCLGVASFATVLYMGLPPLIVFQRLNSGMSVFSLLAIPFFIYAGDLMVRGGIASKIVAFAGSLVGHMRGGLGQVNIATATLFGGISGSAVAEAAAVGGLMIPQMKERGYGADYAVNVTSMAALIALLLPPSHNMIIYSISAGGKISIADLFTAGVIPGLLLALALMTTAYFVARSRGYPTEPFPGFTAVAHLFAVAVPGLLLIAIIFGGVRSGVFTATESSCIAVIYALLVTVFVYRQMTWEGFVHATHGAVRTTAMVLLIIGMAAAFSWLMAFLKVPAALIASMNAISEDPLVVLLILNLLMLFLGTFMDMGPTIIICTPIFLPVAQAYGVDPVHFGVIMILNFGIGLNTPPVGAVQFVACAVGKISVWEAMRSIWPFYGAGLVVLGLVTYIPAISLWLPNVFK; this comes from the coding sequence ATGGAACTCTGGATACTCTTCGGCGTCTTCACCCTTCTGATGCTTATTGGCACGCCGATCGCTTTCTGCCTCGGCGTCGCCAGCTTTGCCACCGTCCTCTACATGGGCCTGCCGCCGCTCATCGTGTTCCAACGCCTGAATTCCGGCATGAGCGTCTTTTCGCTGCTGGCGATTCCCTTTTTCATCTACGCCGGCGACTTGATGGTGCGCGGCGGCATCGCCAGCAAGATCGTTGCCTTCGCCGGCTCGCTCGTCGGTCACATGCGCGGCGGCCTCGGCCAGGTCAACATCGCGACCGCTACATTGTTCGGCGGCATTTCGGGCTCCGCGGTGGCGGAAGCAGCGGCGGTAGGCGGCCTGATGATCCCGCAGATGAAGGAGCGTGGATATGGAGCGGATTACGCGGTCAACGTCACCTCGATGGCGGCGCTGATCGCGTTGCTCCTGCCGCCGTCGCACAACATGATCATCTACTCGATCTCGGCGGGCGGAAAGATCTCCATCGCCGACCTGTTCACGGCCGGCGTCATCCCGGGCCTGCTCCTGGCCCTGGCACTGATGACAACCGCCTATTTCGTGGCGCGCTCCCGCGGCTACCCGACCGAGCCGTTTCCGGGCTTCACCGCCGTCGCGCATCTCTTCGCCGTCGCGGTGCCCGGCCTGCTGCTGATCGCGATCATCTTCGGCGGCGTGCGATCGGGCGTCTTCACGGCCACCGAGAGTTCCTGCATCGCCGTGATCTATGCGTTGCTCGTTACCGTCTTCGTCTACCGGCAGATGACTTGGGAAGGTTTCGTCCATGCCACCCATGGCGCCGTGCGCACCACGGCCATGGTGCTGCTCATTATCGGCATGGCGGCGGCGTTCTCGTGGTTGATGGCCTTCCTGAAAGTGCCGGCAGCGCTGATAGCCTCCATGAACGCGATCTCGGAGGATCCGCTGGTCGTGCTTTTGATACTCAACCTCCTGATGCTGTTCCTCGGCACCTTCATGGACATGGGGCCGACGATCATTATCTGCACGCCGATCTTCCTGCCCGTGGCGCAGGCCTACGGCGTCGATCCGGTGCATTTCGGCGTCATCATGATCCTCAATTTCGGTATCGGGCTGAACACGCCGCCGGTGGGCGCAGTGCAGTTCGTGGCGTGCGCGGTGGGCAAGATATCCGTCTGGGAAGCGATGCGCTCGATCTGGCCGTTCTATGGGGCAGGCCTCGTGGTGCTGGGGCTCGTCACATACATCCCGGCCATCTCGCTATGGCTGCCGAATGTGTTCAAATAG
- a CDS encoding TRAP transporter small permease — MSRVSTAALWIAGIGLVLMTAFVAWQVFGRYVLNRSPSWTEQGSVMLMSWFIFLGAAVGVRENYHLGFDVLLYVLPKGGKRWLRMISDLVALAFGIGMIWYGSQLVALTWGATLPSLGISGAWDYVPLVAGGALIVLFTLERIVLRLSGAPVDDALDELPPAEAAAELDTANVKV; from the coding sequence ATGTCACGCGTCAGCACGGCGGCGCTATGGATCGCCGGCATCGGGCTGGTGCTGATGACCGCCTTCGTCGCCTGGCAGGTGTTTGGCCGCTATGTTCTGAACCGCTCGCCGAGCTGGACCGAGCAGGGCTCGGTTATGCTGATGAGCTGGTTCATTTTCCTCGGCGCTGCCGTCGGGGTGCGCGAGAACTATCACCTCGGCTTCGACGTCCTGCTCTACGTGCTGCCGAAGGGCGGCAAGCGCTGGCTGAGGATGATCTCGGATCTCGTCGCGCTCGCCTTCGGCATCGGCATGATTTGGTATGGCAGCCAGCTGGTCGCACTGACCTGGGGCGCCACCTTGCCGTCGCTCGGCATATCGGGGGCCTGGGACTACGTCCCCCTTGTCGCGGGCGGCGCGCTCATCGTGCTCTTCACGCTGGAGCGCATCGTGCTTCGCCTCTCCGGCGCGCCGGTCGACGATGCGCTCGATGAACTGCCGCCGGCGGAAGCCGCAGCCGAACTCGATACGGCGAACGTGAAGGTCTGA
- a CDS encoding TRAP transporter substrate-binding protein: MLHFSKLAGATLLAAALMAGTASAQTVLRSSDTHPDGYPTVEAVKYFGELVKERTAGRYAVDLYHSAQLGEEKDTIEQVRSGVIDLNRISMAPFNGLIPETTVPSLPYIFRSEDHMHKVMDGAVGDQIAAAFEQVGLVLLAFYDGGARSFYNSKKPINSVADLAGMKFRVIQSDIFVDMVAALGANATPMPYGEVYSAIETGVIDGAENNFPSYDTAKHAEVAKFYSLDEHTMVPEAFVMAKSSWDKLTPEDQAVFKAAAKESVAKQRELWAAKVKESRAKVEAAGSQITTPDKQPFIDAMGPVYEKHVKDDKLKAMVEAIKAVQ, encoded by the coding sequence ATGTTGCATTTTTCAAAACTGGCGGGAGCTACGCTGCTTGCCGCCGCACTGATGGCCGGAACGGCAAGCGCCCAGACGGTCCTGCGCTCGTCCGACACGCACCCGGACGGCTATCCGACAGTCGAGGCGGTCAAATATTTCGGCGAGCTTGTCAAGGAACGCACGGCCGGCCGCTATGCGGTCGACCTCTATCATTCCGCGCAGCTCGGCGAGGAAAAGGACACGATCGAGCAGGTGCGCTCCGGCGTGATCGACCTCAACCGCATCTCGATGGCGCCGTTCAACGGGCTCATCCCCGAAACCACCGTGCCCTCGCTGCCCTACATCTTCCGCTCGGAGGACCATATGCACAAGGTCATGGACGGAGCGGTCGGCGACCAGATCGCGGCGGCGTTCGAACAGGTCGGGCTGGTGCTGCTCGCCTTTTATGACGGCGGCGCGCGCTCCTTCTACAATTCGAAGAAGCCGATCAACTCCGTAGCCGATCTGGCCGGCATGAAGTTCCGCGTCATCCAGTCCGACATCTTCGTCGACATGGTGGCGGCGCTCGGCGCCAACGCGACGCCGATGCCGTATGGCGAGGTGTATTCGGCGATCGAGACCGGGGTCATCGACGGCGCCGAGAACAATTTTCCGAGCTACGACACCGCCAAGCATGCGGAAGTCGCCAAGTTCTATTCGCTCGACGAGCACACGATGGTGCCGGAAGCCTTCGTCATGGCGAAGTCGAGCTGGGACAAGCTGACGCCGGAAGACCAGGCGGTCTTCAAGGCGGCCGCCAAGGAAAGCGTCGCCAAGCAGCGTGAACTGTGGGCCGCCAAGGTCAAGGAATCGCGCGCCAAGGTCGAGGCCGCCGGTTCGCAGATCACAACGCCTGACAAGCAGCCCTTCATCGACGCGATGGGTCCGGTCTACGAGAAGCACGTCAAGGACGACAAGCTGAAGGCCATGGTCGAGGCCATCAAGGCCGTGCAGTGA
- the uxaC gene encoding glucuronate isomerase, translated as MAALTDPDLLFSSEARPLSLARDLYASVKDLPIVSPHGHTDPRWYALNEAFPGPAQLLVVPDHYIFRMLFSQGVRLEDLGVSTRDGSPVESDGRTIWRRFAEHYYLFRGTPTRLWLDHVLAHLFGIDEPLSAETADRHYDTIAALLQREDYRPRALFERFNIEVIATTEGALDDLDWHKAIRDSGWQGRVVTAYRPDAVVDPDFEGFSANLDRLGDITGCDTGTWTGYLDAHRQRRAFFKSFGATASDHGHPTAETANLSDAAAQELFNRVRQGSDDERERRLFRAQMLTEMAKMSRDDGLVLQIHPGSWRNHSSSVFQRFGRDKGFDIPTRTDYATALKPLLDSVGLERDLTIILFTLDETSYARELAPLAGVYPALKLGPAWWFHDSPEGMRRFREMTTETAGFYNTVGFNDDTRAFPSIPARHDVARRVDCAFLARLVAEHRLREDEAHELAQELAYTLAKKAYRL; from the coding sequence GTGGCCGCATTGACCGATCCGGATTTGCTGTTTTCGTCGGAGGCGCGTCCGCTTTCGCTTGCCCGCGATCTCTATGCATCTGTCAAGGATCTGCCGATCGTCAGCCCGCACGGTCACACCGATCCGCGTTGGTATGCGCTCAACGAGGCGTTTCCCGGTCCGGCGCAATTGCTTGTTGTGCCGGACCACTACATCTTCCGCATGCTGTTCAGCCAGGGTGTCCGCCTTGAGGATCTTGGTGTTTCGACCCGGGACGGCTCACCGGTGGAGAGCGACGGCAGGACGATCTGGCGGCGCTTCGCCGAGCACTATTATCTGTTCCGCGGCACGCCGACGCGGCTGTGGCTCGACCATGTTCTTGCCCATCTGTTCGGCATCGACGAGCCACTGAGCGCCGAGACGGCGGACCGGCACTACGATACGATCGCGGCGCTGCTGCAGCGTGAGGATTATCGTCCCCGCGCTTTGTTCGAGCGCTTCAACATCGAGGTCATCGCGACGACGGAGGGCGCGCTCGACGATCTCGATTGGCACAAGGCGATCCGCGACAGCGGCTGGCAGGGCCGTGTCGTCACCGCCTACCGGCCGGATGCGGTCGTCGATCCAGACTTCGAAGGCTTTTCGGCCAATCTCGATCGGCTCGGCGACATCACCGGCTGCGACACCGGCACCTGGACCGGCTATCTCGATGCGCATCGCCAGAGACGAGCCTTCTTCAAGAGCTTTGGCGCAACCGCGTCCGATCACGGCCATCCGACAGCGGAGACCGCCAATCTGTCGGATGCCGCCGCGCAGGAGCTGTTCAACCGCGTCCGCCAGGGCTCGGATGACGAGCGCGAGCGAAGACTGTTTCGCGCCCAGATGCTGACCGAAATGGCCAAGATGAGCCGCGACGATGGCCTGGTCCTGCAAATCCATCCCGGCTCCTGGCGCAATCATTCGTCTTCCGTCTTTCAGAGGTTCGGCAGGGACAAGGGTTTCGATATCCCGACCAGAACGGATTATGCGACGGCGTTGAAGCCGCTGCTCGACAGCGTCGGGTTGGAGCGCGACCTTACAATCATCCTCTTCACGCTCGACGAGACCAGCTATGCGCGCGAGCTGGCGCCGCTCGCGGGCGTCTACCCGGCGCTGAAACTCGGGCCGGCCTGGTGGTTCCACGACAGCCCGGAGGGCATGCGCCGGTTCCGCGAGATGACCACCGAGACGGCCGGCTTCTACAACACCGTCGGCTTCAACGACGACACCCGCGCCTTTCCATCCATTCCGGCTCGCCACGATGTGGCGCGCCGGGTCGATTGCGCATTTCTTGCGCGTCTCGTCGCCGAGCACCGGCTCCGCGAAGACGAGGCGCATGAGTTGGCGCAGGAACTTGCCTACACGCTTGCGAAAAAGGCGTATCGGCTCTGA